In Amycolatopsis solani, a single window of DNA contains:
- a CDS encoding acyl carrier protein, translating into MGDHRAEVTKVVSETFRLDPALVEPDAPLEELGIDSKGRIKLLAALEVYYGVTIDLEQLDRFTDVGSVAAVLAEALGTGGTEGETLK; encoded by the coding sequence GTGGGTGATCACCGCGCCGAGGTCACGAAGGTCGTCAGCGAGACCTTCCGGCTCGACCCGGCCCTCGTCGAGCCCGACGCTCCTTTGGAGGAGCTGGGCATCGACTCGAAAGGCCGGATCAAGCTGCTGGCGGCGCTGGAGGTCTACTACGGCGTGACGATCGACCTGGAGCAGCTCGATCGGTTCACCGACGTGGGTTCGGTGGCCGCCGTGCTCGCGGAAGCCCTGGGAACTGGCGGAACTGAGGGAGAGACGCTGAAATGA
- a CDS encoding fatty acyl-AMP ligase, with product MPRPTAPVTVPEDVLRVSIVERLFARADDPRPLYTHQDHTHGAEHTLTWAEFAARVRVVAGELRQAAEPGDRVAILAGQELAYPLAFFGALAAGLVAVPLMVPSNAAQAERLTGVLADSGARVWLTSSAVAGRLPAHDDVVVVDELSGPGADPVFAAPETPAYLQYTSGSTREPAGAVIPHRAIVAACWQGSRAYAVDEGTTCAGWIPFFHDMGLIQLLCLPVFAGGRAVFMAPAEFVHRPARWLRQLADYPAVFTAAPNFAYDLAAEAGAEDGLDLSDVRVALNGAEPVRPRTGERFLEVFGPHGFRREAYRPSYGLAEATVYVASAGPEGPRGAVFDRETLAQGQAVETVDGQELVSVGQPVGQRVRIVHDGHEQPEGAVGEIWIHGPNVATGYWGRGDAAAFGGTLEGLDGWLRTGDLGVVHRGDLYVTGRLKDLIVVDGRNFHPQDIEAAAGEAHPAVRRDRVAAFGVTDEDGEGAVVVAEWARGAEADVKEVTRAVLRAVSAEHALTLRRVHLVPSGGLPRTSSGKVARSAAKARYGGDRG from the coding sequence GTGCCCCGTCCGACCGCGCCGGTGACCGTGCCCGAGGACGTGCTGCGCGTCTCGATCGTGGAGCGGCTCTTCGCCCGCGCGGACGACCCGCGGCCGCTGTACACCCACCAGGACCACACCCACGGCGCCGAGCACACGCTGACCTGGGCCGAGTTCGCCGCCCGGGTCCGGGTGGTCGCCGGTGAGCTGCGGCAGGCCGCCGAGCCGGGGGACCGGGTCGCGATCCTCGCGGGCCAAGAGCTCGCCTACCCGCTCGCGTTCTTCGGCGCGCTGGCCGCCGGTCTCGTCGCGGTCCCGCTGATGGTGCCGTCGAACGCCGCGCAGGCCGAGCGGCTCACCGGGGTGCTGGCCGACTCCGGCGCGCGCGTGTGGCTGACGTCGTCGGCGGTGGCGGGACGGCTGCCGGCGCACGACGACGTCGTTGTGGTGGACGAGCTGAGCGGGCCGGGTGCCGATCCGGTGTTCGCGGCGCCGGAGACACCCGCGTACCTGCAGTACACGTCGGGGTCGACGCGGGAGCCGGCGGGCGCGGTGATCCCGCACCGGGCGATCGTCGCCGCCTGCTGGCAGGGGAGCCGGGCCTACGCCGTCGACGAAGGCACGACCTGCGCCGGCTGGATCCCCTTCTTCCACGACATGGGCCTGATCCAGCTGCTGTGCCTGCCGGTCTTCGCCGGCGGCCGGGCCGTGTTCATGGCGCCGGCGGAGTTCGTTCACCGGCCGGCCCGGTGGCTGCGCCAGCTGGCGGACTACCCCGCCGTGTTCACCGCCGCCCCCAACTTCGCCTACGACCTCGCGGCCGAAGCCGGCGCCGAAGACGGCCTCGACCTCTCGGACGTGCGGGTCGCGCTCAACGGCGCCGAACCCGTCCGCCCGCGCACGGGAGAGCGCTTCCTCGAGGTCTTCGGCCCGCACGGCTTCCGGCGCGAGGCCTACCGGCCGTCCTACGGGCTCGCCGAAGCCACCGTGTACGTCGCGAGCGCCGGGCCGGAAGGGCCGCGCGGCGCCGTTTTCGACCGCGAGACCCTCGCGCAGGGGCAAGCCGTCGAAACTGTCGACGGGCAGGAGCTCGTGTCCGTCGGGCAGCCGGTCGGGCAGCGGGTGCGGATCGTCCACGACGGACACGAGCAGCCCGAGGGCGCCGTCGGCGAGATCTGGATCCACGGCCCGAACGTCGCGACCGGGTACTGGGGCCGCGGCGACGCGGCCGCGTTCGGCGGCACCCTCGAGGGGCTGGACGGCTGGCTGCGCACCGGCGACCTCGGCGTCGTGCACCGCGGCGACCTCTACGTCACCGGGCGGCTCAAGGACCTCATCGTCGTCGACGGCCGCAACTTCCACCCGCAGGACATCGAGGCCGCGGCCGGGGAGGCCCACCCGGCCGTCCGCCGCGACCGCGTCGCCGCCTTCGGCGTGACCGACGAGGACGGCGAGGGCGCGGTGGTGGTCGCCGAGTGGGCGCGCGGCGCCGAGGCGGACGTCAAGGAAGTGACCCGGGCGGTGCTGCGGGCGGTGTCCGCCGAACACGCCCTCACCCTCCGCAGGGTGCATCTGGTCCCTTCCGGTGGACTTCCGCGCACCTCCAGCGGGAAGGTCGCCCGGTCGGCCGCGAAAGCACGTTATGGTGGCGACCGTGGGTGA
- a CDS encoding MFS transporter, which produces MTTRERARAGFDRKLLAPLISGAVLNPVNSTIIAVALVPIGVAFGQPASATAWLISALYLATAVGQPVVGRLIDRYGPRRLFLPATALVGVAGVLGTLAPNLGVLIAARVVLGFGTCAGYPAAMRLIRDESDRTGRDSPAFVLTVLAIATQTISVIGPALGGLLIGVGGWRATFAVNVPIALAAFVLGARRFPKAPKRASKGAFDLDFPGMALFAGTLVALLLFLMHPAAGEWYLPVLAAVGAAGFAARELTCAHPFIDLRLLGRNGPLLRTYGRALLAYVIAYSFLYGYTQWLEHARGLSAAQAGLATLPLFATAIVVSLVSGRREAVRGKLIVAALGQLAGCALLLTLDASAAVWLLVVIALVAGVPQGLNSLALQNSVYRQANPDDIAASAGLLRTFGYLGAIVSSALQGAFFGPAAETAGLHGFAVLLVGIGVVFLLLTLFDRALTKSTTRPEDEDGHA; this is translated from the coding sequence GTGACGACGCGCGAACGGGCGCGGGCCGGGTTCGACCGGAAGCTGCTGGCCCCGCTCATCTCGGGCGCGGTGCTCAACCCGGTCAACTCCACGATCATCGCGGTCGCGCTGGTGCCCATCGGCGTGGCGTTCGGCCAGCCGGCGTCGGCCACGGCGTGGCTGATCTCCGCGCTGTACCTGGCCACCGCGGTCGGCCAGCCGGTCGTCGGGCGGCTGATCGACCGCTACGGCCCGCGGCGGCTGTTCCTCCCGGCGACGGCGCTGGTCGGGGTGGCGGGCGTGCTCGGCACCCTGGCGCCGAACCTCGGCGTGCTGATCGCCGCCCGGGTCGTCCTCGGCTTCGGCACCTGCGCGGGCTACCCGGCGGCGATGCGGCTGATCCGGGACGAGAGCGACCGCACCGGCCGCGACAGCCCGGCGTTCGTGCTCACCGTGCTGGCGATCGCGACCCAGACGATCTCGGTGATCGGCCCGGCGCTGGGCGGCCTGCTCATCGGCGTCGGCGGCTGGCGGGCGACCTTCGCCGTCAACGTCCCGATCGCGCTGGCCGCCTTCGTCCTCGGTGCCCGCCGCTTCCCGAAGGCGCCGAAGCGCGCGTCGAAGGGGGCGTTCGACCTCGACTTCCCCGGGATGGCGCTATTCGCGGGCACCCTCGTCGCGCTGCTGCTGTTCCTGATGCACCCGGCGGCGGGGGAGTGGTACCTGCCGGTGCTCGCCGCCGTGGGCGCCGCGGGCTTCGCCGCGCGCGAGCTGACCTGCGCGCACCCGTTCATCGACCTGCGGCTGCTCGGCCGCAACGGTCCGCTGCTGCGCACGTACGGCCGCGCGCTGCTCGCCTACGTCATCGCGTACAGCTTCCTCTACGGCTACACGCAATGGCTCGAACACGCCCGCGGCCTGTCGGCGGCCCAAGCCGGGCTCGCGACCCTGCCGCTGTTCGCGACGGCGATCGTCGTGTCGCTCGTCAGCGGCCGCCGGGAAGCCGTGCGCGGCAAGCTGATCGTCGCCGCGCTCGGCCAGCTGGCGGGCTGCGCGCTGTTGCTGACCCTGGACGCCTCGGCCGCGGTCTGGCTGCTCGTCGTGATCGCGCTCGTGGCCGGGGTGCCGCAGGGGCTGAACAGCCTCGCGCTGCAGAACTCCGTGTACCGCCAGGCGAATCCCGACGACATCGCGGCGTCCGCCGGGCTGCTGCGCACCTTCGGCTACCTCGGCGCGATCGTCTCTTCCGCGCTGCAGGGCGCGTTCTTCGGCCCCGCCGCCGAAACCGCGGGCCTGCACGGGTTCGCGGTGCTGCTCGTCGGCATCGGCGTCGTGTTCCTGCTGCTGACCCTGTTCGACCGTGCCCTGACGAAGAGCACCACCCGGCCCGAGGACGAAGACGGCCACGCTTGA
- a CDS encoding MarR family winged helix-turn-helix transcriptional regulator, whose amino-acid sequence MAAKTIPAAAVTAAQDLRVLVGRLRRKMMDATAVGDLTSAQASALARLAKMEPATASVLAGAERVRPQSMAATVAALEKLGLVRREDDPEDGRRQLIFFTPEGRAYGRGARASRQEWLARELAQRLTEDELAVVTEALALLGRVVEP is encoded by the coding sequence ATGGCGGCGAAAACGATTCCCGCTGCCGCGGTGACGGCCGCGCAGGACCTGCGCGTGCTCGTCGGGCGGCTGCGGCGGAAGATGATGGACGCGACGGCGGTCGGGGACCTGACCTCCGCGCAGGCGTCGGCGCTCGCGCGGCTGGCGAAGATGGAGCCGGCGACGGCGAGCGTGCTGGCCGGCGCGGAGCGGGTGCGGCCGCAGTCGATGGCCGCGACCGTGGCCGCGCTGGAGAAGCTCGGCCTGGTCCGCCGCGAGGACGACCCCGAGGACGGCCGCCGCCAGCTGATCTTCTTCACGCCCGAAGGCCGCGCGTACGGCAGGGGAGCCCGCGCCTCGCGGCAGGAATGGCTGGCGCGGGAGCTCGCGCAGCGGCTCACCGAGGACGAACTGGCCGTGGTCACCGAGGCGCTCGCGCTCCTCGGCCGCGTCGTCGAACCGTGA
- a CDS encoding DUF2087 domain-containing protein, whose protein sequence is MAAPEALVSALSDPERLLLFARICAAPDGLPSGEVPAKLVRRLADAGLVVVDGDRYRPVPGVFREALVKGPADPLDGLFRHGRLVTIPHSGRRRQLLLAALAERFEPGRLYTEQDVREKLVMVHDDHATLRRYLIDEGLLQRSNDGGAYGRPSEARAAG, encoded by the coding sequence ATGGCCGCACCGGAAGCACTGGTCTCCGCTCTCTCGGACCCCGAACGGCTGCTGCTGTTCGCCCGCATCTGCGCCGCGCCCGACGGACTGCCGTCGGGCGAGGTCCCGGCCAAGCTCGTCCGACGACTGGCCGACGCCGGCCTGGTCGTGGTGGACGGCGACCGCTACCGGCCGGTGCCCGGCGTCTTCCGCGAAGCGCTCGTGAAGGGGCCCGCCGACCCGCTCGACGGGCTGTTCCGCCACGGCAGGCTCGTCACGATCCCGCACTCGGGGCGCCGGCGGCAGCTGCTGCTCGCCGCCCTCGCCGAGCGGTTCGAGCCCGGCCGCCTCTACACCGAACAGGACGTCCGCGAGAAGCTCGTGATGGTCCACGACGACCACGCGACCCTGCGCCGCTACCTGATCGACGAAGGCCTGCTGCAGCGCAGCAACGACGGCGGCGCCTACGGCCGCCCGTCGGAGGCGCGCGCCGCCGGCTGA
- a CDS encoding sigma-70 family RNA polymerase sigma factor produces the protein MPDFAAAAEPHRRELLAHCYRMLGSVHEAEDLVQETLVRAWKAWAGYDPARASVRTWLHRIATNACLTALEGRARRPLPSGLGRPSDDPGAPLTPSFDIPWLQPFPDARSDDPGRGTLRLAFLAAMQTLPPKQRAVLILRDVLEFSAAEVAGFLGTTPAAVNSALQRARAGLGGLSVEEVAEPGDAAIEAVLDRYVRAFERADVAGLVGLLADDVVMEMPPVPLWFRGRDDYGRFLERLFAMRGPDWRMTRTAANGQPALAAYCRDDAGVHRLHTLQVFTVTKAGVAHNVVFADPAVLAAFDLPATQPAARASDGRP, from the coding sequence ATGCCGGACTTCGCCGCGGCCGCCGAGCCGCACCGCCGTGAGCTGCTGGCGCACTGCTACCGCATGCTCGGCTCGGTGCACGAGGCCGAAGACCTGGTGCAGGAAACCCTGGTCCGCGCGTGGAAAGCGTGGGCGGGCTACGACCCGGCGCGGGCTTCGGTGCGCACCTGGCTCCACCGCATCGCGACCAACGCGTGCCTCACCGCGCTGGAAGGCCGGGCGCGGCGCCCGCTGCCCTCCGGCCTCGGCCGCCCGAGCGACGACCCGGGCGCGCCGCTCACGCCGTCGTTCGACATCCCTTGGCTCCAGCCGTTCCCGGACGCGCGCTCCGACGACCCCGGCCGCGGCACGCTCCGGCTGGCGTTCCTGGCGGCGATGCAGACGCTCCCGCCCAAGCAGCGCGCGGTACTGATCCTGCGGGACGTCCTGGAGTTCAGCGCCGCGGAGGTCGCGGGCTTCCTCGGCACCACGCCCGCGGCGGTCAACAGCGCGCTGCAGCGGGCTCGCGCCGGCCTCGGCGGACTGTCCGTGGAAGAGGTCGCCGAACCGGGCGACGCGGCGATCGAGGCGGTCCTCGACCGGTACGTGCGGGCGTTCGAACGCGCCGACGTCGCCGGCCTGGTCGGGCTGCTGGCCGACGACGTCGTGATGGAGATGCCGCCGGTGCCGCTGTGGTTCCGCGGCCGCGACGACTACGGCCGGTTCCTCGAGCGGCTCTTCGCGATGCGCGGCCCGGACTGGCGGATGACGCGCACGGCGGCCAACGGCCAGCCCGCGCTGGCCGCGTACTGCCGGGACGACGCCGGGGTCCACCGGCTGCACACCCTGCAGGTGTTCACCGTGACGAAAGCGGGCGTGGCCCACAACGTCGTCTTCGCCGATCCCGCCGTGCTGGCGGCGTTCGACCTCCCGGCGACTCAGCCGGCGGCGCGCGCCTCCGACGGGCGGCCGTAG
- a CDS encoding bifunctional nuclease family protein yields the protein MVSVIPIEVVGMAVPVPGEAPLMLLREPDGARRWLAIMIGYGEAEALVRAREQIEQPRPGTIELLGDVLAAFGQGVAAVELTEVRDGIFYADLVLASGTRVSARPSDAVALGLRQGAPIRVAEEVLDVASVQLEVEQEAEGPAADVLDTEAEVARFRAELDGLQPEDFDDL from the coding sequence GTGGTCAGCGTGATCCCGATCGAGGTCGTGGGGATGGCCGTTCCGGTGCCGGGGGAGGCGCCCCTCATGTTGCTCCGCGAACCCGACGGCGCCCGCCGCTGGCTCGCCATCATGATCGGCTACGGCGAGGCCGAAGCACTGGTGCGGGCGCGGGAACAGATCGAGCAGCCGCGCCCCGGCACGATCGAACTGCTCGGCGACGTGCTCGCGGCGTTCGGCCAGGGCGTCGCGGCGGTCGAGCTGACCGAGGTGCGCGACGGGATCTTCTACGCCGACCTCGTGCTCGCCTCCGGTACCCGCGTGTCGGCCCGCCCGAGCGACGCGGTCGCGCTCGGCCTGCGCCAGGGCGCGCCGATCCGCGTCGCCGAAGAGGTTCTCGACGTCGCGTCGGTGCAGCTCGAGGTCGAGCAGGAGGCCGAAGGGCCGGCCGCCGACGTGCTGGACACCGAGGCCGAGGTCGCGCGGTTCCGCGCCGAACTCGACGGCCTGCAGCCCGAGGACTTCGACGACCTGTAG
- a CDS encoding SRPBCC family protein, which translates to MEPTISRSVTVPAGAGTVWSWVTDLPRMGELSPENVGGRWLGAGPALGARFRGRNENGALQWWTRVRVVAFEPERRFAFDVRTPFGSRVSRWEYVLAPAPGGCVVTENWYRIGSWIVRKFMGPRVTGRADRPGYNVESIEYTLAALKARAEEQAAAA; encoded by the coding sequence GTGGAACCGACGATTTCGCGCAGCGTCACCGTCCCGGCCGGCGCCGGCACGGTGTGGTCGTGGGTCACCGACCTGCCGCGGATGGGCGAGCTGAGCCCGGAAAACGTCGGCGGCCGCTGGCTCGGCGCCGGCCCGGCGCTGGGCGCGCGGTTCCGCGGCCGCAACGAAAACGGCGCCCTGCAGTGGTGGACGCGGGTCCGGGTGGTCGCGTTCGAGCCGGAGCGCCGGTTCGCCTTCGACGTCCGGACGCCGTTCGGCTCGCGGGTTTCGCGCTGGGAGTACGTGCTGGCGCCGGCGCCGGGCGGCTGCGTGGTCACCGAGAACTGGTACCGGATCGGCAGCTGGATCGTGCGGAAGTTCATGGGCCCGCGGGTCACCGGCCGCGCCGACCGGCCCGGGTACAACGTCGAGTCGATCGAGTACACCCTCGCGGCGCTCAAGGCCCGGGCCGAGGAGCAGGCCGCGGCGGCGTGA
- a CDS encoding MFS transporter encodes MTDTAPKPGLVLLVVSTAAFLASLDTFIVTVAFPGIRAAFPGDGLAALSWVLNGYTVLFAACLAPAGRLADRYGRKRLFLAGVAVFTLASAACAAAPSIPVLVLFRAVQAVGAALVMPTSLALLLTAFPPHRRPLAVGVWASVGAAAAALGPPVGGLLVEASWRWVFLVNLPICAATLLAGPRVLRESRDTSTGVPDLLGAAGLLVGVGALAYALVSAPEDGWGSAGVLTAFAVAAVALAWVPLRSARHAVPVLDLPALRVPTLWLACATTGAFAAGFAAMLFGNVLFLTSIWHDSILVAGLSLAPGPLMVIPVSVLGGRFVHRFGPGPAVALGGVSFGAGVLIWLLRMDATPDYAASMLPGQLLTGIGVGLILPSLSGVVGTVLPPERWGAGSSMVTTMRQVGTVLGTAVLVAVFAGTPDLADFRRGWLVVLATAVATCAGGLLIAARRRTDHYVAQMVVSVESG; translated from the coding sequence ATGACCGACACCGCGCCGAAGCCCGGCCTCGTGCTGCTGGTCGTCTCGACGGCGGCGTTCCTGGCTTCCCTCGACACGTTCATCGTCACCGTCGCCTTCCCCGGCATCCGGGCGGCGTTCCCCGGCGACGGCCTGGCGGCGCTGTCGTGGGTGCTCAACGGCTACACGGTGCTGTTCGCCGCCTGCCTCGCTCCGGCCGGGCGGCTGGCCGACCGCTACGGCCGGAAACGGCTGTTCCTGGCCGGTGTCGCGGTGTTCACGCTGGCCTCGGCCGCGTGCGCGGCGGCGCCGTCGATCCCGGTCCTCGTCCTCTTCCGCGCGGTGCAGGCCGTCGGCGCGGCGCTCGTCATGCCGACGTCGCTGGCGCTGCTGCTGACGGCGTTCCCGCCGCACCGGCGGCCGCTGGCGGTGGGCGTCTGGGCCTCGGTGGGCGCGGCGGCCGCGGCGCTCGGCCCGCCGGTCGGCGGCCTGCTCGTCGAGGCGTCCTGGCGCTGGGTGTTCCTGGTCAACCTGCCGATCTGCGCGGCGACGCTGCTCGCCGGCCCGCGAGTGCTGCGCGAGTCGCGCGACACCTCGACCGGCGTCCCGGACCTGCTCGGCGCGGCCGGCCTGCTGGTGGGCGTGGGTGCCCTCGCCTACGCGCTGGTTTCCGCCCCGGAGGACGGCTGGGGCTCGGCGGGTGTCCTGACGGCGTTCGCGGTGGCAGCCGTCGCGCTCGCCTGGGTCCCGCTGCGCTCCGCGCGCCACGCGGTCCCGGTGCTGGACCTGCCCGCGCTGCGCGTCCCGACCCTGTGGCTGGCGTGCGCGACAACGGGCGCGTTCGCGGCCGGGTTCGCCGCGATGCTGTTCGGCAACGTCCTTTTCCTGACGTCGATCTGGCACGACTCGATCCTGGTCGCCGGCCTGTCACTGGCCCCGGGCCCGCTGATGGTGATCCCGGTGTCGGTCCTCGGCGGCCGGTTCGTCCACCGCTTCGGCCCCGGCCCGGCGGTCGCCCTCGGCGGCGTCTCGTTCGGCGCGGGCGTGCTGATCTGGCTGCTGCGCATGGACGCGACCCCGGACTACGCGGCTTCGATGCTGCCGGGCCAGCTGCTGACGGGCATCGGGGTGGGCCTGATCCTGCCGAGCCTGTCGGGCGTGGTGGGCACGGTCCTGCCCCCGGAGCGCTGGGGCGCGGGATCGTCGATGGTGACGACGATGCGGCAGGTCGGCACGGTGCTCGGGACGGCGGTGCTGGTGGCGGTGTTCGCGGGCACCCCGGACCTGGCGGACTTCCGCCGCGGCTGGCTGGTGGTACTGGCCACGGCGGTGGCGACGTGCGCGGGCGGCCTCCTCATAGCGGCGCGGCGGCGCACGGACCACTACGTCGCGCAAATGGTCGTGAGTGTTGAGTCGGGTTAG
- a CDS encoding PLP-dependent aminotransferase family protein: MDFHVSLAGRGDLSVRIYRGLRDAVLDGRLRPGERLPPTRELARRLAVSRNTVVVAYDRLTADGFLTGRVGAGTYVSDSLPAPRRRPAPSAAGPRPKPVWRWLPPPVAAFTGTPSFDFRVGIPDAALFPLETWRRFLARELRDSVANYADPAGHPALRAAIARHAGVSRSVRAEAEDVLVTQGAQQALDLLCRVLLSPGDRVAVEEPGYRLAKLLFASHGAEVVGVPVDGEGLDVAALPPRTKLVYVTPSHQFPLGTPMSLARRTALLAWAARADALVVEDDYDSEFRFSDRPLEPLQSLDRGGRVAYVGSFSKTLLPRLRLGFLVAPPSLREALRHARQLSDWHGDLPAQAALARFIDEGLFARHLRRATKVYADRHERLVSTLDRRFADRLRVVPSAAGLHLCALADVDLEPIAARASASGVAIQTLGDLCGGFGQPGLVLGYGSIPAERIDDGLAALDRAWGS, translated from the coding sequence ATGGACTTCCACGTCAGCCTGGCCGGGCGTGGCGACCTGAGCGTCCGGATCTACCGCGGGCTGCGCGACGCCGTTCTCGACGGCAGGCTGCGGCCGGGGGAGCGGCTGCCCCCGACCCGCGAGCTGGCCCGGAGGCTGGCGGTCTCGCGCAACACCGTCGTGGTGGCCTACGACCGCCTGACCGCCGACGGCTTCCTCACCGGCCGCGTCGGCGCCGGGACGTACGTGTCCGATTCACTGCCGGCGCCCCGGCGTCGTCCGGCGCCGTCGGCGGCGGGTCCGCGGCCCAAGCCGGTGTGGCGCTGGCTGCCGCCCCCGGTCGCCGCCTTCACCGGGACGCCGTCGTTCGACTTCCGCGTGGGCATCCCCGACGCCGCGTTGTTCCCCCTCGAAACCTGGCGGCGCTTCCTCGCCCGCGAACTCCGTGACAGCGTGGCGAACTACGCGGACCCGGCCGGCCACCCGGCCCTGCGCGCGGCGATCGCCCGGCACGCCGGCGTTTCCCGCTCGGTGCGCGCGGAGGCGGAGGACGTCCTCGTCACGCAAGGCGCGCAGCAGGCACTGGACCTCCTGTGCCGCGTGCTGCTGTCCCCGGGCGACCGGGTCGCCGTCGAAGAACCCGGCTACCGGCTCGCGAAGCTGCTCTTCGCGTCCCACGGCGCCGAAGTCGTCGGCGTCCCGGTGGACGGCGAAGGACTCGACGTCGCGGCGCTGCCCCCGCGCACGAAGCTGGTGTACGTGACGCCGTCGCACCAGTTCCCGCTCGGCACCCCGATGTCCCTGGCCCGGCGCACGGCCCTGCTGGCCTGGGCCGCGCGGGCGGACGCCCTCGTCGTGGAGGACGACTACGACAGCGAGTTCCGCTTTTCGGACCGGCCGCTGGAGCCGCTGCAGAGCCTGGACCGCGGCGGGCGGGTGGCGTACGTGGGATCGTTCTCGAAGACGCTGCTCCCGCGGCTGCGCCTGGGTTTCCTGGTGGCACCACCTTCGTTGCGCGAAGCGCTGCGGCACGCCCGCCAGCTGTCGGACTGGCACGGCGACCTGCCCGCGCAGGCGGCACTGGCCCGGTTCATCGACGAGGGCCTGTTCGCCCGGCACCTCCGCCGCGCGACGAAGGTGTACGCGGACCGCCACGAGCGGCTGGTGTCCACTTTGGACCGCCGCTTCGCGGACCGCCTCCGTGTCGTCCCCTCGGCCGCTGGTCTCCACCTGTGCGCCCTGGCGGACGTCGACCTGGAGCCGATCGCCGCCCGCGCGTCGGCGTCGGGCGTGGCAATCCAGACGCTGGGCGACCTGTGCGGCGGGTTCGGGCAACCCGGACTGGTGCTGGGCTACGGCTCGATCCCGGCGGAGCGGATCGACGACGGCCTCGCGGCACTCGACCGTGCGTGGGGGTCGTGA
- a CDS encoding MFS transporter: protein MTKTPDRLLAAAQLAGSLGDGAFLTCSVLFFTRIAGLTPAQVGLGLTLGWAVGSVAGVPLGHLADRHGARGSAVLLALATGASILTFLLVRSPVLFVLAACLYGSCQTGLAAARQALLAALADPERRTRIRARLQSAGNAGLAVGAGLGGLALSADTAAAYLTVFVLDAGSFAVTAAVLFALPAVPRSEPRTGEPKLAVLRDRPYALVTLLNAILLLRMPLLSVAIPLWIVERTAAPGWTVSALFVLNTVVVVLLQVRVAGRLASVGAAARMVRRSGVLLLASCVAFALSASGTSPWTAFAVLVVGALVQVLGEMLQSAGSWEIGFALAPADQQGQYQGFFGTGVSVARALGPVLLSTVVIGWGLPGWLLLGALFLAAGWAMGPAVRWAQATRRPVRISVAAR, encoded by the coding sequence ATGACGAAGACCCCGGACCGCCTGCTCGCCGCCGCCCAGCTGGCCGGCTCGCTCGGCGACGGCGCGTTCCTGACCTGCTCGGTGCTGTTCTTCACCCGGATCGCCGGGCTGACCCCGGCGCAGGTCGGGCTCGGCCTCACCCTCGGCTGGGCGGTGGGTTCGGTCGCCGGCGTACCGCTCGGCCACCTCGCCGACCGGCACGGCGCCCGCGGCTCGGCCGTGCTCCTGGCCCTGGCCACGGGCGCGTCGATCCTCACGTTCCTGCTGGTCCGCTCGCCGGTGCTGTTCGTGCTCGCCGCCTGCCTCTACGGCAGCTGCCAGACCGGCCTGGCCGCCGCCCGCCAGGCGCTGCTGGCCGCGCTCGCCGACCCGGAACGCCGGACGCGCATCCGGGCGCGGCTGCAGTCCGCGGGCAACGCGGGGCTCGCCGTCGGCGCCGGTCTCGGCGGGCTCGCGCTGTCGGCCGACACGGCGGCGGCGTACCTGACGGTCTTCGTCCTCGACGCCGGGAGCTTCGCGGTCACCGCGGCGGTCCTCTTCGCGCTCCCCGCGGTTCCCCGGTCGGAGCCGCGCACCGGCGAGCCGAAGCTGGCCGTGCTGCGCGATCGCCCCTACGCGCTGGTGACGCTGCTCAACGCGATCCTGTTGCTGCGCATGCCGTTGCTGAGCGTCGCGATCCCGCTGTGGATCGTCGAGCGGACCGCCGCGCCCGGCTGGACGGTGTCCGCGCTGTTCGTGCTCAACACGGTCGTGGTCGTGCTGCTGCAGGTCCGGGTGGCCGGACGGCTGGCGAGCGTCGGCGCGGCGGCGCGGATGGTCCGCCGGTCCGGGGTGCTGCTGCTCGCCTCCTGCGTGGCCTTCGCGCTGTCGGCGTCCGGGACGTCGCCGTGGACCGCGTTCGCGGTGCTGGTCGTGGGCGCGCTGGTGCAGGTGCTCGGCGAGATGCTGCAGTCGGCGGGCTCGTGGGAGATCGGCTTCGCGCTCGCGCCGGCCGACCAGCAGGGCCAGTACCAGGGCTTCTTCGGCACCGGGGTGTCGGTGGCCCGCGCGCTCGGGCCGGTGCTGCTCTCCACCGTGGTGATCGGCTGGGGCCTGCCGGGCTGGCTGCTGCTGGGCGCGCTCTTCCTGGCCGCGGGCTGGGCGATGGGCCCGGCGGTCCGCTGGGCCCAGGCCACGCGCCGGCCGGTCAGGATTTCAGTTGCCGCGCGTTGA